The Vanessa cardui chromosome 9, ilVanCard2.1, whole genome shotgun sequence genome has a window encoding:
- the LOC124532478 gene encoding uncharacterized protein LOC124532478 yields MSSGSDTAESQVNTRPRRMKKLERVHSADVTMVAPPSAQIKTPPFWPEKPAIWFAQVEGQFKLFGITDEATKFYQILSTLDRQYAAEVEDVITGPPDYNRLKAELIKRLSVSRENKVKQLLMHEQLGSRKPSQFLRHLQHLAGPDIPEEFLQTIWTSRLPIGIQPIVASQPTLPLDSLAELADRVHDIAAPTNQVAATSSSSPIELLTQQVAELTKQVSALTAQVNQRSRPRERRQSSRHRNRSQSRRSSSSHRRYPVCWYHSKFGSKARSCIKPCDYTSGNAPSNQ; encoded by the coding sequence ATGAGTAGTGGAAGTGATACAGCTGAGTCGCAAGTAAATACGCGACCGCGCCGTATGAAGAAACTGGAACGAGTTCACAGTGCTGACGTAACTATGGTTGCGCCGCCATCAGCCCAGATTAAGACGCCGCCATTTTGGCCAGAAAAGCCGGCCATTTGGTTTGCACAAGTGGAAGGtcagtttaaattatttggaaTAACGGACGAAGCTACAAAATTTTACCAAATCCTATCAACGTTAGACAGACAATACGCCGCGGAAGTAGAAGACGTTATCACTGGCCCACCTGACTACAATCGACTCAAGGCAGAACTCATAAAACGTCTGTCTGTTTCGAGGGAGAATAAGGTGAAACAATTGTTGATGCATGAACAACTTGGCAGTCGCAAGCCTTCACAATTCCTGCGACACCTTCAACACCTTGCTGGACCAGATATTCCGGAAGAGTTTCTCCAGACCATTTGGACAAGTCGGTTGCCAATAGGAATACAACCAATAGTGGCATCTCAACCCACCTTACCTCTCGATTCTCTCGCTGAACTGGCCGACAGGGTACACGACATTGCTGCTCCGACGAACCAAGTCGCAGCAACGTCCTCATCATCGCCCATCGAGTTGTTGACACAGCAAGTAGCGGAGTTGACCAAACAGGTCAGTGCCCTCACGGCCCAAGTCAACCAACGATCTCGACCAAGGGAACGAAGACAGTCGAGTAGACACCGCAACCGATCCCAATCTCGAAGATCCAGTTCAAGTCATCGACGGTATCCAGTTTGCTGGTACCACAGCAAGTTCGGCTCCAAGGCTAGGAGCTGCATCAAGCCCTGTGACTACACGTCGGGAAATGCCCCCAGCAATCAGTGA